The Plodia interpunctella isolate USDA-ARS_2022_Savannah chromosome 8, ilPloInte3.2, whole genome shotgun sequence genome window below encodes:
- the LOC128671899 gene encoding GILT-like protein 1 — MARYKIIILATCLIPLVFAELQVIDGKIKITTGTGSFCPHTVDFVSQQLAPTYEKYGQFLDIEFIAWGRETLNEDGSVTCNRGTNDCWANRLHRCVLDLLKDDQAAQMKYMNCEFSDRAAFLLGSYACVQEVGLNLVIVDYCLSNPRRDTLDAVAAAAIAPTLEVLNAVPSVVFNDRIDEAPGLYNDARNRLRSMVCFALADVPETGVSGCSLA; from the coding sequence ATGGctcgttataaaataattattttggcaACGTGTCTCATACCACTGGTATTCGCTGAACTACAAGTGAttgatggaaaaataaaaataacaactgGAACAGGATCGTTCTGCCCTCATACAGTAGACTTTGTATCACAACAACTGGCACCAACCTATGAAAAATATGGGCAATTCTTGGACATCGAATTCATAGCGTGGGGGCGAGAAACACTGAACGAAGATGGTTCTGTTACATGCAACCGTGGAACTAACGATTGTTGGGCCAACCGTCTTCATAGATGTGTTCTGGACTTGTTAAAAGACGACCAAGCTGCTCAAATGAAGTACATGAATTGTGAATTTTCCGATCGTGCGGCCTTCTTATTGGGTAGTTACGCTTGTGTGCAAGAGGTCGGTTTGAATCTTGTAATTGTTGATTATTGTCTCAGCAATCCTCGACGAGATACATTGGATGCTGTTGCAGCAGCAGCTATTGCCCCAACATTGGAAGTTCTTAATGCAGTGCCATCTGTAGTATTTAACGATCGAATTGACGAAGCTCCAGGGTTATATAATGATGCAAGGAACAGACTCCGAAGCATGGTCTGCTTCGCGTTGGCTGATGTTCCGGAGACAGGTGTTAGTGGCTGTAGTTTAGCATAA